A genomic segment from Streptomyces sp. NBC_00459 encodes:
- a CDS encoding TetR/AcrR family transcriptional regulator, translating to MTTEVKRSPRERLLEAAAALTYQDGVSIGVEALCKAAGVSKRSMYQLFESKDELLAASLKERAAPYAATLLPAADDGRSPRERIQHVFAQVESQAGAPEFRGCRYLAVQIELKDQGHPASRVAHQVKANLTAFFRAEAEQGGAGDPDLLARQLILVFDGASARAGIQADTLAGLIAPTVTTLLDAAGVR from the coding sequence ATGACCACCGAAGTGAAGCGGAGCCCCAGGGAGCGGTTGCTGGAGGCGGCAGCCGCGCTCACGTACCAGGACGGCGTCAGCATCGGCGTCGAGGCACTGTGCAAGGCGGCGGGGGTGTCGAAGCGCTCCATGTACCAGCTGTTCGAGAGCAAGGACGAGCTCCTGGCAGCAAGTCTGAAGGAGCGCGCCGCCCCCTACGCGGCGACTCTCCTGCCCGCGGCGGACGACGGCCGCTCCCCCCGCGAGCGGATCCAGCACGTCTTCGCGCAGGTGGAATCGCAGGCCGGCGCCCCCGAGTTCCGCGGCTGCCGGTACCTGGCCGTACAGATCGAACTCAAGGACCAGGGTCACCCCGCGAGCCGGGTCGCCCATCAGGTCAAGGCGAACCTGACCGCATTCTTCCGCGCCGAGGCCGAGCAGGGCGGGGCGGGCGATCCCGATCTGCTGGCCCGACAGCTCATCCTGGTCTTCGACGGCGCCAGTGCCCGCGCGGGAATCCAGGCCGACACCCTGGCCGGGCTCATCGCACCCACGGTGACCACCTTGCTCGACGCGGCAGGCGTACGCTGA
- the secD gene encoding protein translocase subunit SecD produces the protein MSRAPMWRAIIALGVIAASLFFALTQSARLGLDLRGGTQIVLETRDSPVVEADAESTQRALEVLRQRVDALGVSEPSLYRSGQQRIFVELPGVQDPREAAEVIGRTAQLTVHPVQGATDKQDANKGKPARDGSRTLADPDRKGAFLKLGPTVLTGDGVKDAEAVLDQQTLSGWVINLAFRGQAGKDWARVTGAAACAPQGAPERRVAIVLDGKVLSAPGVNADVACNVGISGGSTQITGGFGREEAHDLAALVKGGALPVPVDVVEQRTVGPTLGADAIAASTQAAIIGLALTGLFIIVVYRLLGALATIALALYGLISYAVLVALGATLTLPGLAGFVLAIGMAVDANVLVFERAREEYLGARALKSASAHLDKPLSIGFRKAWSAVVDSNVTTLLAAGLLFFFATGPVKGFGVTLSIGVLVSMISALVITRVLADFAIRRRYVRGRPGLTGITSTGRVRAWLARREPRLVHHRRRWLGVSALLIVVAVAGIGLRGLEFGVEFTGGRLVEYSTSRPMDVDAARTAVTDAGFPRAVVQESGHGNISVRTGELSNDQQHTIRTALAEEGGEVTVERDELIGPSLGDELRQHALIALGIAVATQLIYLSVRFRWTFAAAAVTAMVHDVLLVVGLFAWLGRPVDSVFLAALLTVIGYSVNDTVVVFDRVREARRRDPAADLETTANKAVIQTLPRTVNTGMGALFILAALAVLGGDSLADFSVALIAGVVIGMASTVFTAVPIAVQLEGSHPAPPVRPRRSENGGTRSPLERRGRARDSGAVV, from the coding sequence ATGTCCCGCGCGCCCATGTGGCGGGCGATCATCGCCCTAGGTGTGATCGCCGCCTCGCTCTTCTTCGCTCTCACCCAGTCCGCCCGCCTCGGCCTCGACCTGCGCGGCGGCACCCAGATCGTCCTGGAGACCAGGGACTCACCCGTGGTCGAGGCCGATGCCGAATCGACCCAGCGGGCCCTTGAGGTGCTCCGCCAGCGGGTCGACGCGCTCGGCGTGTCCGAGCCGAGCCTGTACCGGTCCGGACAGCAACGGATCTTCGTCGAGCTGCCCGGCGTACAGGACCCGCGCGAGGCCGCCGAAGTCATCGGCCGTACCGCGCAGTTGACCGTCCACCCGGTGCAGGGCGCGACGGACAAGCAGGACGCGAACAAGGGGAAGCCGGCCAGGGACGGCTCACGCACCCTGGCCGACCCCGACCGGAAGGGGGCGTTCCTCAAGCTCGGGCCCACCGTCCTCACCGGCGACGGCGTCAAGGACGCCGAGGCAGTGCTCGACCAGCAGACGCTGTCGGGCTGGGTGATCAACCTCGCCTTCCGCGGACAGGCGGGCAAGGACTGGGCACGGGTCACCGGGGCGGCGGCCTGTGCCCCGCAGGGCGCCCCCGAGCGGCGCGTCGCCATCGTGCTGGACGGCAAGGTCCTCTCGGCGCCCGGCGTCAACGCGGATGTGGCGTGCAACGTCGGCATCTCCGGCGGCTCCACGCAGATCACCGGCGGCTTCGGCCGGGAGGAGGCCCACGATCTGGCCGCGCTCGTCAAGGGCGGTGCGCTGCCGGTGCCCGTGGACGTCGTGGAGCAGCGCACGGTCGGCCCCACGCTCGGTGCCGACGCCATCGCCGCCAGCACCCAGGCCGCGATCATCGGGCTCGCCCTGACGGGGCTGTTCATCATCGTCGTCTACCGGCTGCTCGGTGCCCTGGCCACCATCGCGCTCGCGCTGTACGGGCTGATCTCCTACGCCGTACTGGTCGCCCTGGGCGCGACCCTGACACTGCCGGGACTCGCCGGTTTCGTCCTGGCGATCGGCATGGCGGTGGACGCGAACGTGCTGGTCTTCGAGCGTGCCCGCGAGGAGTATCTGGGAGCCCGCGCCCTGAAGTCGGCCTCGGCGCACCTGGACAAGCCGCTGAGCATCGGCTTCCGCAAGGCATGGAGCGCGGTCGTCGACTCGAATGTGACCACGCTGCTCGCGGCCGGGCTGCTCTTCTTCTTCGCCACCGGACCCGTCAAGGGCTTCGGCGTCACGCTCTCCATCGGTGTCCTCGTCTCGATGATCTCGGCCCTGGTGATCACCCGGGTCCTCGCCGACTTCGCGATCCGGCGCCGCTACGTGCGGGGCCGGCCCGGCCTGACCGGGATCACCTCCACCGGCCGGGTGCGTGCCTGGCTCGCGCGCCGCGAACCCCGCCTGGTGCACCACCGGCGCCGCTGGCTCGGCGTCAGCGCGCTGCTGATCGTGGTCGCCGTCGCCGGAATCGGCCTGCGCGGACTGGAGTTCGGGGTGGAGTTCACCGGCGGGCGCCTGGTGGAGTACAGCACCAGCAGGCCCATGGACGTGGACGCGGCACGTACGGCGGTCACGGACGCCGGGTTCCCGCGCGCGGTGGTGCAGGAGTCGGGGCACGGCAACATCTCGGTACGCACCGGTGAGCTGAGCAACGACCAGCAGCACACGATCAGAACGGCGCTGGCGGAGGAGGGCGGCGAGGTCACCGTCGAGCGGGACGAGCTGATCGGCCCGAGCCTCGGCGACGAGCTGCGCCAACACGCGCTCATCGCACTCGGCATCGCCGTCGCGACCCAGCTGATCTACCTCAGCGTGCGGTTCCGGTGGACGTTCGCCGCCGCGGCGGTGACAGCCATGGTGCACGACGTGCTGCTTGTGGTGGGCCTGTTCGCCTGGCTCGGCAGGCCCGTCGACAGCGTCTTCCTGGCGGCCCTGCTCACGGTCATCGGATACTCCGTCAACGACACCGTCGTCGTCTTCGACCGGGTGCGCGAGGCGCGCCGCCGCGATCCGGCGGCGGACCTGGAAACCACCGCGAACAAGGCCGTCATCCAGACGCTGCCGCGCACGGTGAACACCGGTATGGGCGCGCTGTTCATCCTGGCTGCCCTGGCCGTGCTCGGCGGTGACTCGCTCGCGGACTTCTCCGTGGCGCTGATCGCGGGTGTGGTCATCGGAATGGCATCGACGGTGTTCACCGCCGTGCCGATCGCCGTGCAACTGGAGGGCAGCCATCCGGCGCCGCCGGTGCGACCCAGGCGCAGCGAGAACGGCGGGACGCGCAGTCCGCTGGAGCGACGCGGGCGGGCACGGGATTCAGGCGCCGTGGTGTGA
- a CDS encoding response regulator transcription factor → MRAVIAEDSVLLRIGVVRVLEMAGFEVVAEVGDAEALLAAVEEHRPDIAVVDVRMPPGFTDEGVRAALVIRQQWPGTAVLLLSQYVEERYAADLLSAHTSGIGYLLKQRVADVEEFADTLRRVAEGGTALDPQVVSQLLVRRHSDPLDRLTPREREVLELMAGGRSNAGIAARLVVSESAVAKHINGILAKLDLPKADADHRRVLAVLRFLGVA, encoded by the coding sequence GTGCGTGCCGTGATCGCCGAGGATTCCGTCCTGCTCCGGATCGGCGTGGTCAGGGTCCTGGAGATGGCGGGGTTCGAGGTGGTCGCCGAAGTGGGCGACGCCGAGGCGTTGTTGGCGGCGGTGGAGGAACACCGGCCGGACATCGCGGTGGTGGACGTCCGGATGCCTCCCGGCTTCACGGACGAGGGGGTACGAGCCGCGCTGGTCATCAGACAGCAGTGGCCCGGTACCGCCGTGCTGCTGCTCTCCCAGTACGTGGAGGAGCGGTACGCGGCGGATCTGCTGTCCGCGCACACGTCGGGGATCGGCTACCTGCTGAAGCAACGGGTCGCGGACGTCGAGGAGTTCGCGGACACACTGCGCCGGGTGGCCGAAGGCGGCACCGCGCTGGACCCGCAGGTGGTCTCCCAGTTGCTGGTACGCCGCCACAGCGACCCGCTGGACCGGCTCACCCCACGAGAACGCGAGGTGCTGGAGCTGATGGCGGGCGGGCGGTCCAACGCCGGAATCGCCGCGCGGCTCGTGGTCAGTGAGAGCGCGGTGGCCAAACACATCAACGGCATCCTCGCCAAACTGGACCTGCCGAAGGCCGACGCGGACCACCGCCGGGTGCTCGCCGTTCTGCGCTTTCTCGGCGTGGCCTGA
- a CDS encoding sensor histidine kinase yields the protein MHITARLRRVIQWPFQGAGRPAVFMVTGVLIQLAVLVVMALPWILFVPETPADILLAVLAPLAAVMPAGPLLTEAQYARFRTRLGVDIPSPYEGPRPPLPEWLRSPAGRRQLGYHLLFGPLLALAAGFVLLLWAMSAVVASTYVWIWLVPPESRLGQAGYTPLAAYATAAGIALLYAASWLSGALTRLDTRTATVRLGPSREEQLARRVADLAESRAGLVDAVDAERRRIERDLHDGAQQRLVSLAVNLGLARATLGDLTEDARRVLDEAHREAKEAIEELNDLVRGLHPAVLEDRGLDAALSGVAARAPIPVGVTVNLPSRPSPAVEAVAYFIVSEALTNVVKHAEASRAEVTVECVGATLVLVVSDDGVGGAEPAGGTGLAGLAKRVASVDGRLSVDSPVGGPTVMTVELPCVP from the coding sequence ATGCACATAACCGCCCGTCTGCGGCGCGTGATCCAGTGGCCGTTCCAGGGCGCCGGACGCCCGGCCGTGTTCATGGTCACCGGGGTTCTGATCCAGCTCGCTGTCCTGGTCGTCATGGCTCTCCCCTGGATCCTCTTCGTCCCGGAAACGCCGGCGGATATCCTCCTCGCGGTTCTCGCCCCGCTCGCCGCCGTCATGCCGGCCGGGCCGTTGCTGACCGAGGCCCAGTACGCCCGCTTCCGTACCCGTCTCGGTGTGGACATCCCCTCGCCCTACGAGGGGCCGCGTCCCCCGCTGCCCGAGTGGCTGCGTTCCCCGGCGGGCCGGCGGCAGCTCGGCTACCACCTGCTGTTCGGACCGCTCCTGGCCCTCGCAGCCGGCTTCGTCCTTCTGCTGTGGGCCATGTCCGCCGTGGTCGCCTCGACCTACGTATGGATCTGGCTCGTTCCACCGGAGTCGCGACTCGGCCAAGCCGGCTACACCCCCTTGGCGGCATACGCCACCGCCGCCGGAATCGCCCTGCTCTACGCGGCATCCTGGCTGTCCGGAGCCCTCACCCGGCTCGACACCCGCACCGCCACCGTCCGGCTCGGGCCCAGCCGCGAGGAACAACTGGCGCGCAGGGTGGCGGACCTGGCCGAGAGCCGGGCGGGCCTGGTGGACGCGGTCGACGCCGAACGGCGGCGTATCGAACGCGATCTGCACGACGGCGCCCAGCAGCGGCTGGTCTCCCTGGCGGTCAACCTCGGGCTGGCCAGGGCGACGCTCGGTGACCTGACCGAGGACGCCCGCCGCGTGCTCGACGAGGCGCACCGGGAGGCGAAGGAGGCGATAGAGGAGCTGAACGATCTGGTGCGCGGACTGCACCCGGCCGTTCTGGAGGATCGCGGCCTCGACGCCGCGCTCTCGGGTGTCGCGGCCCGGGCGCCCATCCCGGTGGGGGTGACGGTGAACCTGCCGTCGAGGCCCTCGCCCGCGGTCGAGGCCGTCGCGTACTTCATCGTCTCCGAGGCACTGACGAACGTGGTGAAGCACGCCGAGGCGTCCCGGGCCGAGGTCACGGTGGAGTGCGTCGGCGCGACCCTGGTTCTCGTCGTCAGCGACGACGGCGTGGGCGGCGCCGAACCCGCCGGCGGTACTGGGCTGGCCGGGCTGGCCAAGAGGGTCGCGTCGGTCGATGGCAGGCTGTCGGTCGACAGTCCCGTCGGGGGACCGACCGTCATGACCGTGGAGCTGCCGTGCGTGCCGTGA
- a CDS encoding SCO4225 family membrane protein yields the protein MTDTDTGRSILRRLRDHIGVVGLGYLVVCAVLLAWALVVTIGDSSDESMAGVIPLLATAPASFVLLVLPDNIVMAVIAVTLGAAVNTAIIGWCTRALRRGGGTD from the coding sequence ATGACCGACACCGATACCGGCCGATCCATCCTCCGCCGACTGCGCGACCACATCGGCGTCGTCGGCCTCGGCTACCTCGTCGTCTGTGCCGTTCTGCTCGCGTGGGCCCTGGTGGTGACCATCGGCGACAGCTCGGACGAGTCCATGGCCGGCGTCATCCCCCTTCTCGCCACCGCCCCCGCCAGCTTCGTGCTCCTCGTACTGCCGGACAACATCGTCATGGCCGTCATCGCCGTCACTCTCGGGGCAGCGGTCAACACCGCGATCATCGGCTGGTGCACCCGAGCACTGCGTCGGGGCGGTGGCACGGACTAG
- a CDS encoding response regulator transcription factor, with translation MSLNVLVVDDQGIVRAGFAAVIDAEDDMTVVGEAADGAAAVRLAEELAPDVVVMDVRMPELDGIAATRIITGRENAPRVLVLTTFDLDAYVFDALRAGASGFLLKDVLPAQLLQGIREVAAGESVLAPSATRRLIGHYASGPPAPVPVGSSPELDSLTGSQRGVLTLVAAGLTNTEIAEQLGITVGTVKSHVNALLRKLGLRDRVQATILAYDLGLARPNPPGTHL, from the coding sequence ATGAGCCTCAACGTGCTGGTCGTCGACGACCAGGGCATCGTACGGGCGGGGTTCGCCGCCGTGATCGACGCCGAGGACGACATGACGGTCGTCGGCGAGGCCGCCGACGGCGCCGCCGCGGTGCGGCTGGCCGAAGAACTGGCTCCCGACGTCGTCGTCATGGACGTACGCATGCCCGAACTGGACGGCATCGCCGCCACCCGCATCATCACCGGCCGGGAGAACGCGCCCCGCGTCCTCGTCCTGACCACCTTCGACCTCGACGCGTACGTCTTCGACGCGCTGCGCGCCGGCGCCTCGGGCTTCCTCCTCAAGGACGTACTCCCCGCCCAACTGCTGCAGGGCATCCGGGAGGTGGCGGCCGGCGAGAGCGTGCTCGCCCCGTCCGCGACCCGCCGCCTCATCGGCCACTACGCGTCCGGACCACCCGCCCCGGTCCCGGTCGGGAGCTCCCCCGAACTGGACAGCCTGACCGGCAGCCAACGGGGCGTCCTCACCCTGGTCGCGGCCGGACTCACCAACACGGAGATCGCCGAACAACTCGGCATCACCGTAGGCACCGTGAAGTCCCACGTGAACGCGCTGCTCCGCAAACTCGGCCTGCGCGACCGCGTACAGGCGACGATCCTCGCGTACGACCTCGGCCTCGCCCGCCCGAACCCACCGGGCACCCACCTCTGA
- a CDS encoding sensor histidine kinase: MNRTDDRLLPVLLICAQAVVWPGAPLVRGTVPAPTMASLLVAALVAGVVTAALALRRTRPVATLVVVAAACALGAGPLPAGAMAVLGTAGVALALFTVAAERDAFTAVLCVVALAAWQFLQGISLHGLSDRDGLDLVLTALLYSAVCGAGLRVRRTRRARRAAEQLLKWAEFERHRLPAAERRRMERELHDISAHHLTAVVVTAGAALGLRDRRPELAQEALEFAVETGREVTRALGAVRAPAPSRGDVPSPEERLLDLVAGFRRLDQRVDCEIDPLPDGTVAEAAYGIVREALTNVARYAPGAHTRVLCRYGDTRTDVAVTSTSPPAGAVAHGAGLGGGRGQGFLRSRAREAGGTVHSGPTAEGGWEVRAVLPGRMATTVEPSAPRSYRVAQLVAAAGLVLQPLLPVLVIRADEASSTTRVSAGVFFALLAAGQAVALLWLRRAPRTAYGMLLGLALLWPVAMALGNYGGPVLLPPALSLLATCAALATGFPMRGVSDRPPPARGHITTLLLTVLMVLTVLVHAVAATIAVLDRGTAAPVWAVVAGTTVGAALTGTAAHLAGRLRTRRRQADRRAHDERLAAWTEEAVRDAWTERRRIAAGLETTVLARAADMVTEAEAGRLDATATRAREALAAMRTLLDTAREGETEAELRPQPTLQALDLLAHQLRSTGRDIEIRLTDRVPERLPTAVDLAAYRAAETLLAAGGEQPAMLELDVDKGTLTLTATGVPRAAALAVQERLTTRVAALGGTVTTGPKGAVRLRLPLAVAQDTPDNEERHR, from the coding sequence ATGAATCGAACTGACGACCGGCTGCTCCCGGTCCTGCTGATCTGCGCCCAGGCTGTGGTGTGGCCCGGGGCGCCGCTGGTGCGCGGGACCGTCCCTGCCCCCACCATGGCCTCCCTTCTCGTGGCGGCCCTGGTCGCCGGAGTGGTGACGGCCGCGCTCGCCCTGCGCCGTACCCGCCCGGTGGCCACCCTCGTCGTGGTCGCCGCCGCCTGCGCGCTGGGTGCCGGACCGCTGCCCGCCGGGGCGATGGCGGTGCTCGGGACCGCGGGTGTCGCGCTGGCCCTGTTCACCGTGGCGGCCGAACGCGACGCCTTCACCGCCGTGTTGTGCGTGGTGGCACTTGCCGCCTGGCAGTTCTTGCAGGGCATCAGCCTGCACGGGCTCAGCGACCGCGACGGGCTCGACCTCGTCCTGACCGCTCTGCTGTACTCCGCCGTGTGCGGCGCCGGCCTGCGCGTACGACGAACCCGTCGGGCACGGCGAGCCGCCGAACAACTCCTGAAGTGGGCCGAGTTCGAGCGCCACCGGCTCCCGGCGGCCGAACGGCGCCGTATGGAACGGGAGTTGCACGACATCAGCGCCCACCATCTGACGGCCGTGGTGGTCACGGCGGGAGCGGCCCTCGGGTTGCGCGACCGCCGACCCGAACTGGCCCAGGAGGCACTGGAGTTCGCGGTCGAGACCGGCCGCGAGGTCACCCGCGCGCTCGGCGCGGTACGAGCGCCTGCGCCCTCCCGCGGGGATGTGCCGTCACCGGAGGAACGGCTGCTGGATCTGGTCGCCGGGTTCCGGCGCCTGGACCAGCGGGTGGACTGCGAGATCGACCCCCTGCCGGACGGCACCGTCGCGGAGGCGGCGTACGGCATCGTGCGCGAGGCGCTGACCAACGTGGCACGGTACGCCCCCGGCGCGCATACGAGGGTGCTGTGCCGGTACGGCGACACCCGCACCGACGTCGCGGTCACGAGCACGTCCCCGCCGGCCGGTGCGGTGGCGCACGGTGCGGGACTCGGCGGTGGCCGTGGGCAGGGTTTCCTGCGCTCCCGGGCACGGGAGGCGGGCGGCACGGTGCACAGCGGCCCGACGGCGGAGGGCGGTTGGGAGGTACGGGCGGTACTGCCGGGCCGTATGGCCACGACGGTGGAGCCGTCGGCGCCGAGGAGTTACCGCGTGGCGCAGCTGGTGGCGGCGGCGGGCCTGGTCCTGCAGCCACTGCTGCCCGTGCTGGTCATCCGGGCCGACGAGGCGTCGAGCACGACGCGGGTGTCCGCGGGTGTCTTCTTCGCCCTGCTGGCGGCGGGCCAGGCGGTGGCCCTGCTGTGGCTGCGGAGGGCTCCGCGGACGGCGTACGGGATGCTGCTGGGGCTGGCGCTGCTGTGGCCGGTGGCGATGGCGCTGGGGAACTACGGCGGTCCCGTCCTCCTCCCGCCCGCGCTGAGCCTGTTGGCCACGTGCGCGGCCCTCGCGACGGGGTTCCCCATGAGAGGGGTGAGCGACCGGCCCCCACCGGCCCGCGGCCACATCACCACCCTTCTCCTCACAGTCCTCATGGTGCTCACGGTGCTGGTGCACGCCGTGGCCGCCACCATCGCGGTTCTGGACCGGGGTACGGCCGCTCCCGTCTGGGCGGTCGTCGCGGGAACCACGGTCGGCGCGGCCCTCACAGGAACCGCGGCTCACCTGGCCGGACGCCTCCGCACCCGGCGCCGACAGGCCGACCGCCGCGCCCACGACGAACGCCTCGCCGCCTGGACCGAGGAGGCCGTACGCGACGCCTGGACCGAGCGCCGCCGTATCGCCGCCGGTCTCGAAACCACGGTACTGGCCCGCGCCGCCGACATGGTCACCGAGGCGGAGGCAGGCCGACTCGATGCGACAGCGACCCGTGCCCGCGAGGCCCTGGCCGCGATGCGCACCCTGCTCGACACCGCCCGGGAGGGCGAGACAGAGGCCGAACTACGGCCGCAGCCCACCCTCCAGGCGCTCGACCTGCTCGCCCACCAACTCCGGTCCACCGGACGGGACATCGAGATCCGGCTGACCGACCGCGTACCGGAACGACTGCCCACCGCCGTCGACCTGGCCGCCTACCGCGCCGCCGAGACGCTGCTCGCGGCCGGCGGCGAGCAGCCCGCGATGCTCGAACTGGACGTGGACAAAGGTACGTTGACGCTCACGGCCACCGGGGTACCCCGTGCCGCAGCCTTGGCCGTACAGGAGCGGCTGACCACACGGGTCGCGGCGCTCGGCGGCACCGTGACCACCGGCCCGAAGGGGGCGGTCCGCCTCCGACTGCCACTCGCCGTCGCGCAGGACACCCCGGACAACGAGGAGAGACACCGATGA
- a CDS encoding DUF5707 domain-containing protein yields MSKRVLFSSLIGVVVLGGVAAGGLALAAGPTEPTLDRGTARYTAPSDSSAGSLTYTVDVSDDSGIRNLKVLAWPASSKLDPTEAELRSAESAKCGSTSGETTRCTYTLKVTKQEAAELAKGTWYVSALATAKDGGTTFVPGAATFDVAR; encoded by the coding sequence ATGTCCAAGCGCGTTCTCTTCTCGTCACTCATCGGTGTCGTCGTCCTCGGCGGAGTGGCCGCCGGCGGTCTCGCCCTGGCCGCGGGCCCCACGGAGCCGACCCTGGACCGCGGCACGGCTCGCTACACGGCTCCGTCCGACAGCAGCGCGGGCTCGCTCACCTACACCGTGGACGTGAGCGACGACTCGGGCATCCGAAACCTCAAGGTCCTTGCCTGGCCCGCGAGTTCGAAGCTCGACCCGACCGAGGCGGAGCTTCGCTCGGCGGAGAGCGCCAAGTGCGGGAGCACCTCGGGCGAGACCACCCGCTGCACCTACACGCTGAAGGTCACGAAGCAGGAGGCTGCCGAACTGGCCAAGGGCACCTGGTACGTCTCGGCACTGGCGACGGCCAAGGACGGGGGCACGACGTTCGTGCCCGGCGCCGCCACGTTCGACGTCGCACGCTGA